The DNA segment TTCTGGGACTGGCCGGGGATGGGAGCCGCGAATGAGCGCAGCGCTGGATGTGAAGGGATCGCCGGGGGACGCGGGAGCCTCCTTCGGTGGCCAGGGGCTCGAGTCCGTGGACCTTCCAGACGTCTTCCAGGTGGACGTGGCGGTGTGCGTGCGTGACGCGCTGGGGCTGCTCGGCGCGACGCGGCGGTTGCGCGGCATGGAGGTGGCGCTGGAGCTTCCCGAGGACCCGGTGATCGCCCGGGTCAGCCGGCGCCGCCTGGAGCAGGTGCTCCTGTTGCTCGTCGCCCACGCGGCGGACGTGGCCCCGCAGGCGGCGCCCTCCGTGCGGGTGGTGGTGGATCCGCCGGACGACTTCGGAGACGTGGGGCCTCGCTTCCAGGTGGTGATGCCGGGCGTGAGCCTCTCTGAGCGGGAGACGCGCTCGGTCGTTCTGTCGCCCCTGCGCGTGGGCAGCACCCAGCGGCGGCTCGCCCGCGCGCGGGAGCTGGTGGATGCCATGGGCGGGGAGTTCGCGGTAGAGCGCCTGGAAGAGGGGACGGCCGTGAGCGTCGTCCTGCCGGCTCCTGGGCTCGCGAGCTTCTAGTGCGCGCCCGAATTCCGGAATAACGATCCTGCTTTCCGGACCATTGGCTGCGATAAGCGCGGCACGCCCCGGGTGCGTCCAACCCAGGGGGACGTGCGGCCAAACTCCTTGACGACCGGGGGCGGGTTCCCGACTATCCGCCGCCTCTCAATACCCCGGTCTCAATCAGGAGTTTGCGTTCATGGCGCCTCCCTCTGGCGAGAAGATCACCCTGCAGAACGGCAAGCTGACCGTTCCGAACAACCCGATCATCCCCTTCATCGAGGGCGACGGCACTGGCCGCGACATCTGGAAGGCCTCGCAGGCCGTGTTCGACGCGGCGGTGGAGAAGGCGTACGGCGGCAAGAAGAAGATCTCCTGGTACGAAGTGCTGGCCGGCGAGAAGTCCTTCAAGCAGGTGAACAACTGGCTGCCGGACGAGACGGTCGCCGCGTTCCGCGAGTACCTGGTGGGCATCAAGGGCCCTCTGACGACGCCGGTGGGCGGTGGCATCCGCTCCCTGAACGTGGCGCTGCGCCAGATGCTGGACCTGTACGTCTGCCTGCGGCCCGTGCGCTACTTCAAGGGCGTGCCCAGCCCGGTGAAGCAGCCGGACAAGGTGGACATGGTCATCTTCCGTGAGAACACGGAAGACATCTACGCGGGCATCGAGTTCGAGGCCGGCACCGCGCAGGCGGAGAAGTTCCTGGGCTGGCTGAAGCAGGAGTTCCCCAAGGAGGCGGGCAAGATCCGCTTCCCGGCGAACGTGGGCATCGGCATCAAGCCCGTGTCGCAGGAAGGCACGGAGCGCCTGGTGCGCGCGGCCATCCAGTACGCGGTGGACCTCAAGCGCAAGAGCGTCACGCTGGTCCACAAGGGCAACATCATGAAGTTCACCGAGGGCGCGTTCCGCAAGTGGGGCTACGACCTCGCGGCGCGTGAGTTCGGTGACAAGGTCTACACCTGGGACCAGTGGGAGGCGACCAAGGCCGCCAAGGGCGAGGAGGCCGCCAACGCCGAGCAGAAGGCCGCGGTGTCCGCCGGGAAGATCATCATCAAGGACTCCATCGCGGACATCACCCTGCAGCAGGTGCTGACCCGTCCGGACGAGTTCGACGTCATCGCCACGCTGAACCTCAACGGCGACTACCTGTCGGACGCGCTCGCGGCGCAGGTGGGCGGCATCGGCATCGCGCCGGGCGGCAACATCAACTACGTCTCCGGCCACGCCGTCTTCGAGGCCACCCACGGCACCGCGCCGAAGTACGCGGACCTGGACAAGGTGAACCCGGGCTCCGTCATCCTCTCTGGCGAGATGATGCTCCGCCACATGGGCTGGAACGAGGCCGCGGACCTGATCATCAAGGGCATGGACAAGGCCATCGCGGCGCGCACCGTGACGTACGACTTCGCGCGCCTGATGAAGCTGGAGACGAAGGAGACCGTGTCCGAGGTGAAGTGCTCGGAGTTCGGTCAGGCCATCATCAAGCACATGTAGTCCCCACCCCCAAAGCAGGAGGGCGAAACCATGGCTCACAAGAAGAAGAAGATCGGCCTCATCGGTGGCGGTCAGATCGGCGGCAACCTGGCGCTGCTGGCGGTCCAGAAGAACCTTGGCGACGTGGTGCTCTACGACATCCCGGCGGCCGAGGGTCTGGTCAAGGGCAAGGCGCTGGACATCAACCAGCTGTCCGCGGTGGACGGCTACGACAGCCGCGTCACCGGCTCCACCGACTGGAAGGACGTCGCGGGCTCGGACGTGATCATCATCACGGCCGGCGTGCCCCGGAAGCCCGGCATGTCCCGCGAGGACCT comes from the Corallococcus exiguus genome and includes:
- a CDS encoding histidine kinase, which codes for MSAALDVKGSPGDAGASFGGQGLESVDLPDVFQVDVAVCVRDALGLLGATRRLRGMEVALELPEDPVIARVSRRRLEQVLLLLVAHAADVAPQAAPSVRVVVDPPDDFGDVGPRFQVVMPGVSLSERETRSVVLSPLRVGSTQRRLARARELVDAMGGEFAVERLEEGTAVSVVLPAPGLASF
- the icd gene encoding NADP-dependent isocitrate dehydrogenase, with amino-acid sequence MAPPSGEKITLQNGKLTVPNNPIIPFIEGDGTGRDIWKASQAVFDAAVEKAYGGKKKISWYEVLAGEKSFKQVNNWLPDETVAAFREYLVGIKGPLTTPVGGGIRSLNVALRQMLDLYVCLRPVRYFKGVPSPVKQPDKVDMVIFRENTEDIYAGIEFEAGTAQAEKFLGWLKQEFPKEAGKIRFPANVGIGIKPVSQEGTERLVRAAIQYAVDLKRKSVTLVHKGNIMKFTEGAFRKWGYDLAAREFGDKVYTWDQWEATKAAKGEEAANAEQKAAVSAGKIIIKDSIADITLQQVLTRPDEFDVIATLNLNGDYLSDALAAQVGGIGIAPGGNINYVSGHAVFEATHGTAPKYADLDKVNPGSVILSGEMMLRHMGWNEAADLIIKGMDKAIAARTVTYDFARLMKLETKETVSEVKCSEFGQAIIKHM